In Nomia melanderi isolate GNS246 chromosome 5, iyNomMela1, whole genome shotgun sequence, a single genomic region encodes these proteins:
- the LOC116424438 gene encoding KICSTOR complex protein kaptin isoform X1 yields the protein MSNLIDAHWFPLTSQGNIYSMTKLCSTNGSNKVLVASLKRKIYSCEYHLMPNLHLRPLVKELLFTYIPSGAEIMSIDAYNKSDTGDGFVIGITIIKVSTDTSVERYLNIYTEGATDGEGDECSSIEAIAQNCLMVELAYIPYHLYHTILPQQNSHNEVVWLLSGSDYKIHMIREDKLNHGYSESSIEKYFPELHDIEAISLWINIYYYDDYNWRLTVIGCECGLVKVAIVNVLELKVRRSWKLRYDTPISSVYVFPQKNNITEPNFINSNDIKEKNKENLSKKETKLNVLIVNTCNAVVFMDILNNGMDEDIRLNGSETSDCILCSCIADINMDGQNEILLGTYGQEILIFCFVNDTWELIVRKLFDAPVHSICYMDITNDGMKELIVLTQRGVHILQHNIADVKNKWKKRYQRIMERSET from the exons ATGAGTAATTTAATAGATGCCCATTGGTTTCCTTTAACATCACAAGGAAACATTTATTCAATGACAAAGTTATGTTCTACCAATGGTTCAAATAAAGTATTAGTGGCTTCCTTAAAACGCAAGATATATTCCTGTGAATATCATTTGATGCCCAATCTACATCTAAGACCATTGGTTAAAGAATTACTCTTTACATACATTCCAA GTGGAGCAGAAATTATGTCAATTGATGCTTATAATAAATCTGATACCGGAGATGGGTTTGTAATaggaataacaataattaaagtaAGCACAGATACATCTGtagaaagatatttaaatatatatacagaagGTGCTACAGATGGAGAAGGAGATGAATGTAGTTCGATTGAAGCTATAGCTCAAAATTGTTTAATGGTAGAATTGGCATATATTCCTTATCATTTATATCATACAATATTACCGCAACAAAATTCACACAATGAG GTTGTTTGGTTATTGTCTGGAAGCGATTACAAGATTCACATGATTAGGGAAGATAAGTTAAACCATGGTTATAGTGAATcatcaattgaaaaatattttccagaaCTCCATGATATTGAAGCAATTTCATTatggattaatatttactattatgaTGACTATAattg GAGACTGACTGTAATAGGTTGTGAATGTGGTTTGGTCAAAGTTGCTATCGTTAATGTTTTAGAACTGAAAGTCCGTCGAAGTTGGAAATTAAGATATGACACACCTATCTCCAGTGTATATGTATTTccacaaaaaaataatattacagaacctaatttcattaattcaaatg atataaaagagaaaaacaaagaaaatttaagtaaaaaagaaacaaagttaaaTGTTCTTATTGTAAATACATGTAATGCAGTAGTCTTTAT ggatattttaaataatggaaTGGATGAAGATATAAGATTAAATGGTAGTGAAACATCCGATTGCATTTTATGTTCTTGTATTGCTGATATCAACATGGATGGTCAGAATGAAATACTGTTAGGAACATACGGacaggaaatattaatattttgttttgtaaatgATACATGGGAATTAATTGTTAGAAAATTGTTTGATGCACCTGTACATTCTATATGTTACATGGATATAACAAACGATGGAATGAAAGAACTTATTGTTCTTACACAACGTGGAGTACACATATTACAG caTAATATTGCagatgtaaaaaataaatggaaaaaacgATATCAAAGAATAATGGAAAGAAGTGAAAcataa
- the Ttc7 gene encoding tetratricopeptide repeat domain 7 isoform X1 yields MTSKKAHALRIESEIDKNREEGNWKKVIELAEHLKVQYPSNECLANFLSGEGRLESFLEQTLPIDANIGKARNGLVETRKYLLLAANEKDKQALVVLDAHLLLGKVHYAMGMYEEALNHYKEAELHTLTEKHLPCRSLRIIAESYAIKGLCLERLPPNSKSKYKIAEWQEQIIKCYEIAGDLTLVYLQEQDKFAMQHQNGTSTINSNNTGTYSSHSSYGSTKHIGPILETALQRAPVLYVQTGNIQAAINRYREILSAMESTATQSLRVTLTRQLAEVLIRGISGAEYKSPEAPSETTESPWKPKKYSGPNMFVPRNEYEETILLLLISEAMAVRDAVLSQSPEFKDARIHAFENATAVYDLLTVVVMRWSQVELLYESFERAMKFSHEEAHVWTQCALCLISMGRYMHAYRVLKVVARLSPQKVMPCLLAARLCYEQLNMIKEGIEWSQKALQRETASSQGMQSRCHLYIGIGHSILSANTIVKLDKTNHTKTALECFQKAQQCDPNDHLAEYYLAHEYAINRQINDAMIHVKIALNLRAEHIPSLHLLILLLSAHKQYSEALHLINSVLEEYPDNLNFLYVKAHLELRSSGGEQALFTIRHMLLLWKNLYEDQTNVNCNEQHSEKRSETRSVFQLYASEMSDKDSSSLHAQSLAASRVEQALSEVASSLSSFTPKPGPQRAWLLQLQVWLLLTEVYLVLDQPNGAVLSLQEATNIFPLSHHIMYTRGLLHEYKLEYMEAKQCYQNAVSINPSHIKSLQHLGLIYHYLGSQRLAEKTLRDAAKIDPNSHQTWYNLGKVLESLGEVEAASDCMATALEVETTNPILPILSIPVTFE; encoded by the exons ATGACAAGTAAAAAAGCACACGCCCTTCGAATTGAATCAGAAATCGATAAAAACCGTGAAGAGGGAAATTGGAAAAAGGTTATAGAACTAGCGGAACACTTGAAAGTACAATATCCAAGCAATg AATGTTTAGCAAACTTTTTATCCGGCGAAGGCAGATTAGAAAGCTTTTTAGAACAAACTCTACCTATAGACGCCAACATTGGAAAAGCAAGAAATGGGTTAGTGGAAACTAGGAAGTATTTGCTGCTCGCAGCAAATGAAAAAGATAAACAG gCTTTAGTTGTGTTAGATGCACATTTATTACTTGGAAAAGTGCACTATGCAATGGGAATGTATGAAGAGGCCCTGAACCATTATAAAGAAGCTGAATTGCACACTCTTACAGAAAAACATTTACCTTGTCGAAGTCTTCGTATTATTGCAGAATCATATGCAATTAAAG GTCTTTGCCTGGAAAGATTACCACCAAATTCCAAATCAAAGTACAAAATAGCAGAATGGCAAGAACAGATCATCAAGTGTTACGAAATCGCTGGGGACCTGACATTAGTATATTTACAAGAACAAGACAAATTTGCAATGCAGCATCAAAACGGCACGTCTACCATAAATAGTAACAATACAG GTACATATTCTTCTCACTCTTCATATGGCTCTACAAAACATATTGGACCAATTTTGGAAACTGCTCTGCAGAGGGCACCCGTATTGTATGTTcaaactggaaatattcaagctGCTATAAATCGTTACAG GGAAATTTTATCCGCAATGGAGTCTACTGCGACTCAAAGTCTTCGAGTCACTTTAACGAGGCAGTTGGCGGAAGTGTTAATTCGAGGAATAAGCGGTGCCGAATACAAATCACCAGAAGCTCCAAGTGAAACAACAG agTCACCATGGAAGCCAAAGAAATACTCAGGCCCTAATATGTTTGTGCCGAGGAATGAATATGAGGAAaccattttattgttattaattagtGAAGCCATGGCAGTTAGAGATGCTGTGTTAAGTCAATCTCCAGAATTTAAAGATGCAAGAATACATGCTTTTGAGAATGCTACTGCAGTATACGATCTCCTTACAGTCGTTGTTATGAGGTGGAGTCAAGTGGAATTATTATACGAG tCTTTTGAAAGAGCAATGAAATTTTCGCACGAAGAGGCACATGTATGGACACAGTGTGCGTTGTGTTTAATTAGTATGGGCAGATATATGCATGCATATAGGGTCTTAAAAGTGGTAGCAAGGTTATCGCCACAGAAAGTAATGCCCTGTCTGTTAGCTGCAAGATTATGTTATGAACAGTTAAACATG ataaaagaAGGTATTGAATGGAGTCAAAAAGCACTTCAAAGAGAAACTGCAAGTTCACAAGGGATGCAATCTAGATGTCATCTTTATATAGGAATCGGTCATAGTATTCTTTCTGCAAATACTATAGTAAAATTGGACAAGACTAATCATACCAAAACAGCTTTGGAGTGTTTCCAAAA gGCACAACAATGTGATCCAAATGATCATTTAGCTGAGTATTATTTGGCTCATGAGTACGCTATTAACAGGCAAATTAACGACGCAATGattcatgtaaaaattgcaTTGAATCTTCGAGCAGAACACATTCCATCGTTgcatttattgatattattattatcagctCATAAACAGTATTCAGAAGCATTACATTTAATCAACAGCGTATTAGAGGAATATCCGGATAACTTAAATTTCCTTTATGTGAAAGCACATCTCGAATTACGAAGTAGTGGTGGCGAGCAAGCTTTGTTTACCATAAGACATATGCTTTTGCTTTGGAAAAATCTGTACGAGGATCAGACTAATGTTAATTGCAACGAACAGCATAGCGAAAAACGCAGTGAAACCAGAAGTGTTTTTCAACTGTACGCTTCTGAAATGTCTGATAAAGATTCCA GTTCTCTGCATGCACAGTCACTAGCTGCTTCAAGAGTGGAGCAAGCTCTTTCTGAGGTTGCATCTTCACTTAGCTCGTTTACCCCAAAACCAGGACCACAAAGAGCATGGCTATTGCAATTACAGGTCTGGCTGTTACTCACAGAGGTATATCTGGTGTTAGATCAACCAAATGGTGCTGTTCTTTCTTTACAAGAAGCTACTAATATTTTTCCATTGAGTCATCACATTATGTATACG agGGGTCTCTTACACGaatataaattagaatataTGGAGGCAAAACAATGTTATCAAAATGCAGTTTCGATCAACCCATCGCATATAAAGAGTTTACAACATCTG ggtctaatttatcattatttggGAAGTCAGAGGTTGGCAGAAAAAACTCTAAGAGATGCAGCAAAAATCGATCCAAATTCTCATCAAACATG GTATAATTTAGGGAAGGTGTTGGAATCTTTAGGCGAAGTGGAAGCGGCAAGTGATTGTATGGCTACAGCACTTGAAGTAGAAACTACAAATCCTATATTACCAATTCTCTCTATACCCGTAACTTTTGAATGA
- the LOC116424438 gene encoding KICSTOR complex protein kaptin isoform X2, with translation MSIDAYNKSDTGDGFVIGITIIKVSTDTSVERYLNIYTEGATDGEGDECSSIEAIAQNCLMVELAYIPYHLYHTILPQQNSHNEVVWLLSGSDYKIHMIREDKLNHGYSESSIEKYFPELHDIEAISLWINIYYYDDYNWRLTVIGCECGLVKVAIVNVLELKVRRSWKLRYDTPISSVYVFPQKNNITEPNFINSNDIKEKNKENLSKKETKLNVLIVNTCNAVVFMDILNNGMDEDIRLNGSETSDCILCSCIADINMDGQNEILLGTYGQEILIFCFVNDTWELIVRKLFDAPVHSICYMDITNDGMKELIVLTQRGVHILQHNIADVKNKWKKRYQRIMERSET, from the exons ATGTCAATTGATGCTTATAATAAATCTGATACCGGAGATGGGTTTGTAATaggaataacaataattaaagtaAGCACAGATACATCTGtagaaagatatttaaatatatatacagaagGTGCTACAGATGGAGAAGGAGATGAATGTAGTTCGATTGAAGCTATAGCTCAAAATTGTTTAATGGTAGAATTGGCATATATTCCTTATCATTTATATCATACAATATTACCGCAACAAAATTCACACAATGAG GTTGTTTGGTTATTGTCTGGAAGCGATTACAAGATTCACATGATTAGGGAAGATAAGTTAAACCATGGTTATAGTGAATcatcaattgaaaaatattttccagaaCTCCATGATATTGAAGCAATTTCATTatggattaatatttactattatgaTGACTATAattg GAGACTGACTGTAATAGGTTGTGAATGTGGTTTGGTCAAAGTTGCTATCGTTAATGTTTTAGAACTGAAAGTCCGTCGAAGTTGGAAATTAAGATATGACACACCTATCTCCAGTGTATATGTATTTccacaaaaaaataatattacagaacctaatttcattaattcaaatg atataaaagagaaaaacaaagaaaatttaagtaaaaaagaaacaaagttaaaTGTTCTTATTGTAAATACATGTAATGCAGTAGTCTTTAT ggatattttaaataatggaaTGGATGAAGATATAAGATTAAATGGTAGTGAAACATCCGATTGCATTTTATGTTCTTGTATTGCTGATATCAACATGGATGGTCAGAATGAAATACTGTTAGGAACATACGGacaggaaatattaatattttgttttgtaaatgATACATGGGAATTAATTGTTAGAAAATTGTTTGATGCACCTGTACATTCTATATGTTACATGGATATAACAAACGATGGAATGAAAGAACTTATTGTTCTTACACAACGTGGAGTACACATATTACAG caTAATATTGCagatgtaaaaaataaatggaaaaaacgATATCAAAGAATAATGGAAAGAAGTGAAAcataa
- the Ttc7 gene encoding tetratricopeptide repeat domain 7 isoform X2: MTSKKAHALRIESEIDKNREEGNWKKVIELAEHLKVQYPSNECLANFLSGEGRLESFLEQTLPIDANIGKARNGLVETRKYLLLAANEKDKQALVVLDAHLLLGKVHYAMGMYEEALNHYKEAELHTLTEKHLPCRSLRIIAESYAIKGLCLERLPPNSKSKYKIAEWQEQIIKCYEIAGDLTLVYLQEQDKFAMQHQNGTYSSHSSYGSTKHIGPILETALQRAPVLYVQTGNIQAAINRYREILSAMESTATQSLRVTLTRQLAEVLIRGISGAEYKSPEAPSETTESPWKPKKYSGPNMFVPRNEYEETILLLLISEAMAVRDAVLSQSPEFKDARIHAFENATAVYDLLTVVVMRWSQVELLYESFERAMKFSHEEAHVWTQCALCLISMGRYMHAYRVLKVVARLSPQKVMPCLLAARLCYEQLNMIKEGIEWSQKALQRETASSQGMQSRCHLYIGIGHSILSANTIVKLDKTNHTKTALECFQKAQQCDPNDHLAEYYLAHEYAINRQINDAMIHVKIALNLRAEHIPSLHLLILLLSAHKQYSEALHLINSVLEEYPDNLNFLYVKAHLELRSSGGEQALFTIRHMLLLWKNLYEDQTNVNCNEQHSEKRSETRSVFQLYASEMSDKDSSSLHAQSLAASRVEQALSEVASSLSSFTPKPGPQRAWLLQLQVWLLLTEVYLVLDQPNGAVLSLQEATNIFPLSHHIMYTRGLLHEYKLEYMEAKQCYQNAVSINPSHIKSLQHLGLIYHYLGSQRLAEKTLRDAAKIDPNSHQTWYNLGKVLESLGEVEAASDCMATALEVETTNPILPILSIPVTFE, translated from the exons ATGACAAGTAAAAAAGCACACGCCCTTCGAATTGAATCAGAAATCGATAAAAACCGTGAAGAGGGAAATTGGAAAAAGGTTATAGAACTAGCGGAACACTTGAAAGTACAATATCCAAGCAATg AATGTTTAGCAAACTTTTTATCCGGCGAAGGCAGATTAGAAAGCTTTTTAGAACAAACTCTACCTATAGACGCCAACATTGGAAAAGCAAGAAATGGGTTAGTGGAAACTAGGAAGTATTTGCTGCTCGCAGCAAATGAAAAAGATAAACAG gCTTTAGTTGTGTTAGATGCACATTTATTACTTGGAAAAGTGCACTATGCAATGGGAATGTATGAAGAGGCCCTGAACCATTATAAAGAAGCTGAATTGCACACTCTTACAGAAAAACATTTACCTTGTCGAAGTCTTCGTATTATTGCAGAATCATATGCAATTAAAG GTCTTTGCCTGGAAAGATTACCACCAAATTCCAAATCAAAGTACAAAATAGCAGAATGGCAAGAACAGATCATCAAGTGTTACGAAATCGCTGGGGACCTGACATTAGTATATTTACAAGAACAAGACAAATTTGCAATGCAGCATCAAAACG GTACATATTCTTCTCACTCTTCATATGGCTCTACAAAACATATTGGACCAATTTTGGAAACTGCTCTGCAGAGGGCACCCGTATTGTATGTTcaaactggaaatattcaagctGCTATAAATCGTTACAG GGAAATTTTATCCGCAATGGAGTCTACTGCGACTCAAAGTCTTCGAGTCACTTTAACGAGGCAGTTGGCGGAAGTGTTAATTCGAGGAATAAGCGGTGCCGAATACAAATCACCAGAAGCTCCAAGTGAAACAACAG agTCACCATGGAAGCCAAAGAAATACTCAGGCCCTAATATGTTTGTGCCGAGGAATGAATATGAGGAAaccattttattgttattaattagtGAAGCCATGGCAGTTAGAGATGCTGTGTTAAGTCAATCTCCAGAATTTAAAGATGCAAGAATACATGCTTTTGAGAATGCTACTGCAGTATACGATCTCCTTACAGTCGTTGTTATGAGGTGGAGTCAAGTGGAATTATTATACGAG tCTTTTGAAAGAGCAATGAAATTTTCGCACGAAGAGGCACATGTATGGACACAGTGTGCGTTGTGTTTAATTAGTATGGGCAGATATATGCATGCATATAGGGTCTTAAAAGTGGTAGCAAGGTTATCGCCACAGAAAGTAATGCCCTGTCTGTTAGCTGCAAGATTATGTTATGAACAGTTAAACATG ataaaagaAGGTATTGAATGGAGTCAAAAAGCACTTCAAAGAGAAACTGCAAGTTCACAAGGGATGCAATCTAGATGTCATCTTTATATAGGAATCGGTCATAGTATTCTTTCTGCAAATACTATAGTAAAATTGGACAAGACTAATCATACCAAAACAGCTTTGGAGTGTTTCCAAAA gGCACAACAATGTGATCCAAATGATCATTTAGCTGAGTATTATTTGGCTCATGAGTACGCTATTAACAGGCAAATTAACGACGCAATGattcatgtaaaaattgcaTTGAATCTTCGAGCAGAACACATTCCATCGTTgcatttattgatattattattatcagctCATAAACAGTATTCAGAAGCATTACATTTAATCAACAGCGTATTAGAGGAATATCCGGATAACTTAAATTTCCTTTATGTGAAAGCACATCTCGAATTACGAAGTAGTGGTGGCGAGCAAGCTTTGTTTACCATAAGACATATGCTTTTGCTTTGGAAAAATCTGTACGAGGATCAGACTAATGTTAATTGCAACGAACAGCATAGCGAAAAACGCAGTGAAACCAGAAGTGTTTTTCAACTGTACGCTTCTGAAATGTCTGATAAAGATTCCA GTTCTCTGCATGCACAGTCACTAGCTGCTTCAAGAGTGGAGCAAGCTCTTTCTGAGGTTGCATCTTCACTTAGCTCGTTTACCCCAAAACCAGGACCACAAAGAGCATGGCTATTGCAATTACAGGTCTGGCTGTTACTCACAGAGGTATATCTGGTGTTAGATCAACCAAATGGTGCTGTTCTTTCTTTACAAGAAGCTACTAATATTTTTCCATTGAGTCATCACATTATGTATACG agGGGTCTCTTACACGaatataaattagaatataTGGAGGCAAAACAATGTTATCAAAATGCAGTTTCGATCAACCCATCGCATATAAAGAGTTTACAACATCTG ggtctaatttatcattatttggGAAGTCAGAGGTTGGCAGAAAAAACTCTAAGAGATGCAGCAAAAATCGATCCAAATTCTCATCAAACATG GTATAATTTAGGGAAGGTGTTGGAATCTTTAGGCGAAGTGGAAGCGGCAAGTGATTGTATGGCTACAGCACTTGAAGTAGAAACTACAAATCCTATATTACCAATTCTCTCTATACCCGTAACTTTTGAATGA
- the Ttc7 gene encoding tetratricopeptide repeat domain 7 isoform X3 → MTSKKAHALRIESEIDKNREEGNWKKVIELAEHLKVQYPSNECLANFLSGEGRLESFLEQTLPIDANIGKARNGLVETRKYLLLAANEKDKQALVVLDAHLLLGKVHYAMGMYEEALNHYKEAELHTLTEKHLPCRSLRIIAESYAIKGLCLERLPPNSKSKYKIAEWQEQIIKCYEIAGDLTLVYLQEQDKFAMQHQNGTSTINSNNTGTYSSHSSYGSTKHIGPILETALQRAPVLYVQTGNIQAAINRYREILSAMESTATQSLRVTLTRQLAEVLIRGISGAEYKSPEAPSETTESPWKPKKYSGPNMFVPRNEYEETILLLLISEAMAVRDAVLSQSPEFKDARIHAFENATAVYDLLTVVVMRWSQVELLYESFERAMKFSHEEAHVWTQCALCLISMGRYMHAYRVLKVVARLSPQKVMPCLLAARLCYEQLNMIKEGIEWSQKALQRETASSQGMQSRCHLYIGIGHSILSANTIVKLDKTNHTKTALECFQKAQQCDPNDHLAEYYLAHEYAINRQINDAMIHVKIALNLRAEHIPSLHLLILLLSAHKQYSEALHLINSVLEEYPDNLNFLYVKAHLELRSSGGEQALFTIRHMLLLWKNLYEDQTNVNCNEQHSEKRSETRSVFQLYASEMSDKDSSSLHAQSLAASRVEQALSEVASSLSSFTPKPGPQRAWLLQLQVWLLLTEVYLVLDQPNGAVLSLQEATNIFPLSHHIMYTYIFHFRGVSYTNIN, encoded by the exons ATGACAAGTAAAAAAGCACACGCCCTTCGAATTGAATCAGAAATCGATAAAAACCGTGAAGAGGGAAATTGGAAAAAGGTTATAGAACTAGCGGAACACTTGAAAGTACAATATCCAAGCAATg AATGTTTAGCAAACTTTTTATCCGGCGAAGGCAGATTAGAAAGCTTTTTAGAACAAACTCTACCTATAGACGCCAACATTGGAAAAGCAAGAAATGGGTTAGTGGAAACTAGGAAGTATTTGCTGCTCGCAGCAAATGAAAAAGATAAACAG gCTTTAGTTGTGTTAGATGCACATTTATTACTTGGAAAAGTGCACTATGCAATGGGAATGTATGAAGAGGCCCTGAACCATTATAAAGAAGCTGAATTGCACACTCTTACAGAAAAACATTTACCTTGTCGAAGTCTTCGTATTATTGCAGAATCATATGCAATTAAAG GTCTTTGCCTGGAAAGATTACCACCAAATTCCAAATCAAAGTACAAAATAGCAGAATGGCAAGAACAGATCATCAAGTGTTACGAAATCGCTGGGGACCTGACATTAGTATATTTACAAGAACAAGACAAATTTGCAATGCAGCATCAAAACGGCACGTCTACCATAAATAGTAACAATACAG GTACATATTCTTCTCACTCTTCATATGGCTCTACAAAACATATTGGACCAATTTTGGAAACTGCTCTGCAGAGGGCACCCGTATTGTATGTTcaaactggaaatattcaagctGCTATAAATCGTTACAG GGAAATTTTATCCGCAATGGAGTCTACTGCGACTCAAAGTCTTCGAGTCACTTTAACGAGGCAGTTGGCGGAAGTGTTAATTCGAGGAATAAGCGGTGCCGAATACAAATCACCAGAAGCTCCAAGTGAAACAACAG agTCACCATGGAAGCCAAAGAAATACTCAGGCCCTAATATGTTTGTGCCGAGGAATGAATATGAGGAAaccattttattgttattaattagtGAAGCCATGGCAGTTAGAGATGCTGTGTTAAGTCAATCTCCAGAATTTAAAGATGCAAGAATACATGCTTTTGAGAATGCTACTGCAGTATACGATCTCCTTACAGTCGTTGTTATGAGGTGGAGTCAAGTGGAATTATTATACGAG tCTTTTGAAAGAGCAATGAAATTTTCGCACGAAGAGGCACATGTATGGACACAGTGTGCGTTGTGTTTAATTAGTATGGGCAGATATATGCATGCATATAGGGTCTTAAAAGTGGTAGCAAGGTTATCGCCACAGAAAGTAATGCCCTGTCTGTTAGCTGCAAGATTATGTTATGAACAGTTAAACATG ataaaagaAGGTATTGAATGGAGTCAAAAAGCACTTCAAAGAGAAACTGCAAGTTCACAAGGGATGCAATCTAGATGTCATCTTTATATAGGAATCGGTCATAGTATTCTTTCTGCAAATACTATAGTAAAATTGGACAAGACTAATCATACCAAAACAGCTTTGGAGTGTTTCCAAAA gGCACAACAATGTGATCCAAATGATCATTTAGCTGAGTATTATTTGGCTCATGAGTACGCTATTAACAGGCAAATTAACGACGCAATGattcatgtaaaaattgcaTTGAATCTTCGAGCAGAACACATTCCATCGTTgcatttattgatattattattatcagctCATAAACAGTATTCAGAAGCATTACATTTAATCAACAGCGTATTAGAGGAATATCCGGATAACTTAAATTTCCTTTATGTGAAAGCACATCTCGAATTACGAAGTAGTGGTGGCGAGCAAGCTTTGTTTACCATAAGACATATGCTTTTGCTTTGGAAAAATCTGTACGAGGATCAGACTAATGTTAATTGCAACGAACAGCATAGCGAAAAACGCAGTGAAACCAGAAGTGTTTTTCAACTGTACGCTTCTGAAATGTCTGATAAAGATTCCA GTTCTCTGCATGCACAGTCACTAGCTGCTTCAAGAGTGGAGCAAGCTCTTTCTGAGGTTGCATCTTCACTTAGCTCGTTTACCCCAAAACCAGGACCACAAAGAGCATGGCTATTGCAATTACAGGTCTGGCTGTTACTCACAGAGGTATATCTGGTGTTAGATCAACCAAATGGTGCTGTTCTTTCTTTACAAGAAGCTACTAATATTTTTCCATTGAGTCATCACATTATGTATACG tatatttttcatttcagagGGGTCTCTTACACGaatataaattag